In Candidatus Defluviibacterium haderslevense, the following are encoded in one genomic region:
- a CDS encoding tetratricopeptide repeat protein gives MNIDKIERYLAKKMTPDEIIEFELRMSENPQLRQEVKELEKAIEALRFHEKSVLKSRLKQWEQQKFENTSSGRPVKLYIYLLAGLLLVLLALIWNFVGNYYTNHSQNVIPNYYEDSVSKARPEEIHDTMQFRERAIPLDSNLQNKKNIQSTDELYAMYFVPYTDELLESEFRGQDDEKTAFEMFQFLYINKKYQEAINIFDSLDPSVKENDNVLFLKANALMAINKIDEATLLLETIIKNKESRNIKEALWFLGLCSIYKGDLQLAKHYLSNSLLKENKTAIEVLKKISH, from the coding sequence ATGAATATAGATAAAATCGAACGGTATCTGGCGAAGAAAATGACTCCTGATGAGATTATTGAGTTTGAACTCAGAATGAGTGAGAATCCTCAGCTTAGGCAGGAGGTAAAAGAACTTGAAAAGGCTATTGAGGCACTCAGGTTCCATGAAAAATCAGTATTGAAATCAAGATTAAAACAATGGGAGCAACAAAAATTTGAAAATACTTCATCTGGTAGGCCTGTCAAATTATACATATATTTATTAGCTGGTCTTTTGCTTGTTTTGCTTGCACTAATTTGGAATTTCGTTGGAAATTATTATACAAATCATTCGCAAAATGTGATTCCAAATTATTATGAAGATTCCGTTTCAAAAGCTAGACCAGAAGAGATACATGATACAATGCAATTTAGAGAGAGGGCTATTCCTTTAGATTCTAACCTCCAAAACAAAAAGAACATACAAAGCACTGATGAATTATATGCTATGTATTTTGTGCCTTATACGGACGAATTACTGGAATCTGAATTTCGCGGCCAGGACGACGAAAAAACCGCTTTCGAAATGTTTCAGTTTTTGTATATTAATAAAAAATATCAGGAAGCGATTAATATATTTGATTCATTAGATCCGTCAGTGAAAGAGAATGACAATGTTTTATTTCTGAAGGCAAATGCTTTAATGGCAATCAATAAAATAGATGAAGCCACACTTCTGCTAGAAACAATAATTAAAAATAAGGAATCGAGAAATATCAAAGAGGCTTTATGGTTTTTGGGATTATGTTCCATATACAAAGGTGATCTGCAACTTGCAAAACATTATTTAAGTAATTCATTGCTTAAAGAAAATAAAACTGCAATCGAAGTATTGAAGAAAATTTCACATTAG
- a CDS encoding sigma-70 family RNA polymerase sigma factor produces MNSSKSQFEVDQEIFHALRSGNMEAFDRIYDMYRNDFLKSASYKFKFVPKEDIIDAWQDTVISFFEQIRSDRLSSLSCSLRSFLFLLGFRYIIKYKRHYVKESPTEDFDDISTKEVLQISMEGDEQFLEEKELLQKAVEELPDQSRRILKLRYIEGKTIEEIMKLMQYTSVNAVSVTLSRNLKRLKEIIDNKQARV; encoded by the coding sequence TTGAATAGTTCTAAGTCCCAATTTGAAGTTGATCAAGAGATTTTTCACGCATTGCGGTCAGGAAATATGGAGGCTTTCGATCGAATTTATGATATGTATAGAAATGACTTTCTGAAATCTGCATCCTACAAATTTAAATTTGTCCCAAAGGAGGATATAATTGACGCATGGCAAGATACAGTTATTTCATTTTTTGAACAGATTAGATCTGATAGGTTAAGTTCGCTGAGTTGTAGTCTAAGGAGTTTTTTATTTCTGCTTGGTTTTAGATATATCATCAAGTATAAAAGACATTATGTCAAAGAATCTCCTACAGAGGATTTTGATGATATCTCAACAAAGGAAGTTTTACAAATCTCTATGGAAGGGGATGAACAATTTTTAGAAGAAAAGGAATTACTTCAAAAAGCAGTTGAGGAATTACCAGATCAAAGTCGAAGGATATTAAAACTAAGATATATTGAAGGTAAGACAATAGAAGAAATCATGAAACTAATGCAATACACTTCTGTGAATGCAGTAAGTGTAACATTGTCGAGAAATTTAAAGCGGCTTAAAGAAATTATTGATAATAAACAAGCCAGAGTATAA
- a CDS encoding DNA primase has translation MILNSSVQKVLDAARIEDVVRDYVDLKPRGSNLTGLCPFHKEKTPSFSVSPSKNIYKCFGCGKAGGPVQFVMESEQYSFPEAIRQLAKRYQIELEETAISQEAKEEMLEVQGLNIINEFAAKYYEDQLWNTELGKSIGLSYFKERGFLETTLRKFNIGYAGEGYRAFTDHCIAQGYSADLLKKLGLTSTSDKDFFRNRVMFPIHNQSGKVVGFAGRIMSSEIKVAKYINSPESEVYKKSKTLFGLNIAKNAIRKNDQCILVEGYTDVMSLVQSGIENVVASSGTSLTEDQAHILKRHTNNILILYDGDSAGIKAAVRGIDIIIKEGLNVQIGMIPDQDDPDSFIRKVGYDGFQEFLKKEVKDFIIFKINLLRQEAKNDPIAKATAINDIVGTISKIEDGVKRSLYMQQAAQILDISELTLISSCNKLIKEDLKQKAFQQKRQALDRDEMIVQEQDHVISFKDELQLSFSSGDEIQEREIVKILVLEGGTPWRDTNFTVAHFLIENISDVLEYFDNSFYALLINETHQKLNDGITINLEYFINHPTKQVSHLAIELSSSPYVYSENWAAKHGIFLTTTATDQTFSANEIEKLIKHLKYRKFDKVIKRLDQQIKDTLDLGEQMEIIKAREDLKKTKNMLYSEVWALE, from the coding sequence ATGATATTAAACAGTTCTGTCCAAAAAGTACTAGATGCAGCTCGTATAGAGGATGTGGTCAGGGACTATGTAGATCTTAAGCCTAGAGGCTCCAATCTTACCGGATTATGCCCTTTTCACAAAGAAAAAACACCATCCTTTTCGGTATCGCCCAGTAAAAATATATATAAGTGCTTTGGCTGCGGAAAGGCTGGTGGACCAGTCCAATTTGTTATGGAATCGGAACAATACAGTTTTCCGGAAGCGATTCGACAATTAGCTAAAAGATACCAAATCGAACTGGAAGAAACGGCCATTTCCCAAGAAGCAAAGGAAGAAATGCTTGAGGTTCAGGGTTTAAACATCATCAATGAATTTGCAGCTAAATATTATGAAGACCAACTTTGGAACACAGAACTAGGTAAGAGCATTGGCTTATCTTATTTTAAAGAAAGAGGATTTTTAGAGACCACTTTAAGAAAATTTAATATCGGTTATGCTGGTGAAGGTTACCGCGCCTTTACAGACCATTGTATAGCTCAAGGGTATTCCGCTGACCTCCTCAAAAAACTGGGTCTTACCTCTACTTCAGACAAAGATTTTTTTAGAAATCGGGTGATGTTCCCCATCCATAATCAAAGTGGAAAAGTAGTGGGATTCGCTGGACGAATTATGTCCTCCGAGATCAAAGTAGCAAAATACATCAATTCCCCTGAAAGCGAAGTATATAAAAAAAGCAAAACATTATTTGGTTTAAACATTGCAAAAAATGCCATTCGCAAAAACGATCAGTGTATACTTGTAGAAGGATATACCGATGTTATGTCTTTGGTTCAATCCGGTATTGAAAACGTAGTCGCTTCTTCGGGTACATCATTGACAGAAGATCAGGCACATATTTTAAAACGACACACCAACAATATTCTAATACTTTATGATGGTGATTCTGCAGGAATTAAAGCAGCGGTCAGAGGTATTGATATTATCATCAAAGAAGGACTCAATGTTCAAATTGGAATGATACCTGATCAAGATGATCCAGATAGTTTTATTCGGAAAGTAGGATATGATGGATTTCAAGAATTTCTAAAAAAAGAAGTTAAAGATTTTATTATTTTCAAAATTAATTTACTTCGACAGGAAGCCAAAAATGACCCTATTGCCAAAGCTACAGCTATCAATGATATAGTAGGTACAATCTCCAAAATAGAAGATGGCGTAAAGCGAAGTTTATACATGCAACAAGCTGCACAAATTTTAGACATTTCGGAATTAACATTAATCAGTAGTTGCAATAAACTCATTAAGGAAGACCTTAAACAAAAGGCTTTTCAACAAAAACGACAAGCACTGGATCGTGATGAAATGATCGTACAGGAGCAGGACCATGTCATTTCATTTAAGGATGAACTACAACTCAGTTTTTCGTCTGGTGACGAAATTCAAGAACGTGAGATTGTAAAAATATTAGTCCTCGAAGGTGGCACGCCATGGCGCGATACAAATTTTACTGTAGCTCATTTTTTAATTGAAAACATCAGTGATGTATTGGAATATTTTGACAATTCATTTTATGCATTACTCATTAATGAAACGCATCAAAAACTGAATGATGGCATTACGATAAATCTTGAATATTTTATCAACCACCCCACTAAACAAGTTAGTCACCTAGCTATAGAACTTTCCAGTTCACCTTATGTCTACAGTGAAAACTGGGCTGCTAAACATGGTATTTTTCTTACAACAACTGCCACCGATCAAACGTTCTCAGCAAATGAAATTGAAAAACTCATCAAGCATCTTAAATACCGCAAATTCGATAAAGTCATTAAACGCTTAGATCAACAAATTAAAGATACCTTAGACCTCGGCGAACAAATGGAAATCATTAAAGCACGCGAAGACCTTAAGAAGACCAAAAACATGCTGTACAGCGAAGTTTGGGCATTAGAGTAA
- a CDS encoding FAD-binding oxidoreductase, which translates to MESFDSIVVGGGLAGALLAFSLEQKGHKVVLYSFQQEGESTRVSSGLVNPVTGMRFVKTWNIEVLLDELVSFYRNIESILGIEILFETDIVVRLETAAEENAWLSRSGEDDYKQWISSEDVSEEFKHVMIDSLSHGMVRNAWRVDIQGLMNAVNHYLEAKGIIRNEKFNYTELLAHNTGWLYQKSTYGEHIVFCEGFRINENPFFNWLPVYPLKGEHITVTINEFAIKDVILGHYTLIPWKNGSYWLGANYQVNDIQMGVTSAEKQLQEEFLQQTLTKPFRTMHHDYGIRPASRDRRPMVGEHPSWKQMYVMNGFGTKGTSLTPYCVSQLINSIIDHSTISTDIDIKRFVKKGYYKNN; encoded by the coding sequence ATGGAGTCTTTTGATAGTATTGTGGTAGGCGGAGGACTTGCAGGGGCATTGCTGGCATTTAGTTTGGAACAGAAAGGTCATAAAGTGGTTTTGTATTCATTCCAACAAGAAGGTGAATCCACCCGAGTCAGTTCTGGATTGGTCAATCCTGTGACAGGAATGCGGTTTGTTAAAACCTGGAATATTGAAGTACTTCTGGATGAATTGGTTTCATTCTATCGCAATATAGAATCCATACTTGGTATTGAAATTCTATTTGAGACCGACATTGTGGTTCGGCTTGAGACAGCAGCTGAAGAAAATGCATGGCTTTCTCGTTCAGGTGAAGATGATTATAAGCAATGGATTAGTTCAGAAGATGTATCTGAAGAATTTAAACATGTTATGATTGATTCACTCAGCCATGGGATGGTAAGAAATGCATGGCGCGTAGATATCCAAGGTCTTATGAATGCTGTGAATCATTATCTTGAAGCTAAAGGAATCATAAGAAATGAAAAGTTCAATTACACGGAACTTCTAGCACATAATACAGGTTGGCTATATCAGAAATCTACTTATGGAGAGCACATTGTATTCTGTGAGGGTTTTAGAATTAATGAAAACCCTTTTTTTAATTGGCTACCTGTTTATCCCTTAAAGGGTGAGCATATCACTGTAACCATTAATGAGTTCGCCATAAAAGATGTTATACTTGGTCACTATACACTGATTCCATGGAAGAATGGAAGCTATTGGCTCGGTGCAAATTATCAGGTAAACGATATCCAAATGGGTGTAACATCTGCTGAAAAACAACTCCAAGAGGAATTTCTGCAACAAACCTTGACCAAACCATTCCGAACTATGCATCATGATTATGGCATTAGGCCTGCTTCCAGAGATCGTAGACCCATGGTAGGTGAACATCCCAGCTGGAAACAAATGTATGTCATGAATGGATTCGGAACCAAGGGAACTTCTTTGACCCCATATTGTGTTAGCCAACTTATTAATTCTATAATAGATCATTCGACCATTTCAACTGATATCGATATCAAACGTTTTGTTAAAAAAGGATACTATAAAAATAATTAG
- a CDS encoding MmcQ/YjbR family DNA-binding protein, producing the protein MNIEQFLDYGMGKPFVTQDFPFGPETLVLRVHGKIFALTGLDDAEFKVNLKCDPDWALELRSEHDEIQPGYHMNKKHWNTVHFDGTLGNKLLKELIDKSYDLVYQSLPKSLKVPQL; encoded by the coding sequence ATGAATATTGAACAGTTTCTTGATTATGGTATGGGTAAGCCTTTTGTGACCCAGGACTTTCCTTTTGGTCCGGAAACTTTGGTGCTTAGAGTTCATGGCAAAATTTTTGCATTGACTGGCTTAGATGATGCAGAATTTAAAGTTAATTTGAAATGTGATCCGGATTGGGCGTTAGAATTGAGAAGTGAACACGATGAAATTCAACCTGGATACCATATGAATAAAAAACATTGGAATACCGTTCATTTTGATGGAACACTGGGAAATAAATTGCTGAAGGAACTGATTGATAAATCATATGATTTGGTCTATCAAAGTCTTCCAAAGTCATTAAAAGTTCCTCAATTATAA
- a CDS encoding endonuclease, whose protein sequence is MKNRCLIFLLVLVSFNSIIGQWKTQFLFPGDSSFILTSKLIDNYKPSVVLDYTNARVKMYTEIYNVHDTVSCVYSKHSLYVDPSSSDPIGYIFKSGSANGINCEHTFPQSKGAETGNARSDMHHLYPARAAVNEARLNYPFGDIDDKKTNHWFYKTQDLTLKPSKDVDEYSESINSVFEPREDHKGNVARAIFYFFTMYQLQSDAVFFESMRPTLCNWHQLDPVDSLEWTRTYMIAKYQDNKPNPFVLDCSLARRTFCNLNPSCTPSANIELTESQIQLLTNPVHDELQIQISDFSLNLHSIQITDITGVTSYTFNPILSDTKLNIDTNGLPSGCYILVIRTVDNKIWRRVFVKG, encoded by the coding sequence ATGAAAAACAGGTGCTTGATTTTCCTTTTAGTCTTGGTCAGTTTCAATTCCATTATTGGACAATGGAAAACACAGTTTCTTTTTCCAGGTGACTCTTCCTTTATATTGACTTCAAAACTCATAGACAATTACAAACCATCAGTAGTTCTTGATTATACCAATGCCAGAGTTAAAATGTATACTGAAATTTATAATGTTCATGATACCGTTTCCTGTGTTTATTCCAAACACAGTCTTTATGTTGACCCTTCCAGTTCAGACCCTATCGGTTATATTTTTAAGAGCGGAAGTGCTAATGGTATCAACTGTGAACATACTTTTCCTCAAAGCAAAGGAGCAGAAACAGGCAATGCTCGTTCTGATATGCATCATTTGTATCCGGCACGAGCGGCAGTTAATGAGGCTCGTTTAAATTATCCATTTGGCGACATCGATGACAAAAAAACAAATCATTGGTTTTATAAAACACAAGATCTAACCTTAAAACCAAGCAAAGACGTTGATGAATACAGTGAGAGCATCAATTCTGTATTCGAACCACGGGAAGATCATAAGGGAAATGTAGCCCGAGCCATCTTTTATTTCTTCACGATGTATCAATTACAATCTGATGCTGTTTTTTTTGAATCCATGAGACCCACTTTGTGCAATTGGCATCAATTGGATCCTGTAGATTCCTTGGAATGGACAAGAACGTACATGATTGCTAAATACCAGGACAATAAGCCTAACCCCTTTGTTTTAGATTGCTCCTTAGCAAGACGCACTTTCTGTAATTTAAATCCCAGCTGTACTCCCTCAGCAAATATTGAATTAACTGAATCACAAATTCAATTATTGACCAATCCCGTGCATGATGAACTGCAAATTCAAATAAGTGATTTCTCTTTAAACCTTCATTCGATTCAAATTACTGACATCACTGGCGTAACATCATATACTTTCAATCCAATATTATCAGATACCAAATTAAATATTGACACCAATGGACTTCCTTCTGGTTGCTATATTCTGGTTATCCGAACAGTGGATAACAAAATTTGGCGGAGGGTGTTTGTGAAGGGATAA
- a CDS encoding PD40 domain-containing protein translates to MTPILILIFFIFDNCKNKDANNVKSTQSSIPFVDSLNLKYPDEIHFKDVRQLTFGGNNAEAYWSSDGQRLCFQSDYAKWGASCDQIYYFNPFVDDLKVNAPNYVSKRGGRTTCSYFLPGDTSIIFASTQNQGSDCPAAPERKKGGKYVWAVFGSFDLFVADLKGNTRMQLTNNEYYDAEATVSPKGDKMVFTSDRSGDLELYIMDIDGRHQKQITHELGYDGGAFFSPDGTKLVFRASRPQTEEEKKEYRDLLSHGLVQPTNMEIFVCNIDGSDMKQITHLGKANWAPFFHPSGQKIIFSSNHAGTRGYEFNLYMINLDGTGLERISHDSVFDAFPMFSPDGKHLVFSSNRNNNGTHDTNLFVATWQD, encoded by the coding sequence ATGACACCAATATTGATTTTGATATTTTTCATTTTCGATAATTGTAAAAATAAGGATGCAAATAACGTAAAAAGTACGCAATCCTCAATCCCATTTGTGGATTCTTTGAATTTAAAATATCCTGACGAAATCCATTTTAAGGATGTTAGACAATTGACCTTTGGTGGAAATAATGCCGAAGCTTATTGGAGTTCTGATGGTCAAAGGCTTTGTTTTCAATCAGATTATGCCAAATGGGGGGCGAGCTGTGATCAGATTTATTACTTTAACCCCTTTGTAGACGACTTAAAAGTTAATGCGCCTAATTATGTGTCTAAACGCGGTGGTAGAACGACTTGTTCCTATTTTTTGCCGGGTGATACTAGTATCATTTTTGCCTCTACACAAAATCAAGGTTCAGATTGTCCGGCAGCTCCTGAAAGAAAAAAGGGAGGAAAATACGTGTGGGCGGTTTTTGGTTCTTTTGATCTATTTGTTGCTGATTTAAAGGGCAACACCCGAATGCAGTTGACCAATAACGAGTATTATGATGCAGAAGCTACTGTGTCTCCTAAGGGTGACAAGATGGTATTTACCTCAGATAGGTCTGGAGATCTGGAATTGTATATTATGGATATAGATGGACGACATCAAAAGCAAATCACACATGAATTGGGTTATGATGGGGGAGCCTTCTTTTCTCCGGATGGCACCAAACTGGTGTTTCGGGCTTCAAGACCACAAACTGAAGAAGAAAAGAAAGAGTATAGAGATTTGTTGAGTCATGGTTTAGTACAGCCTACCAATATGGAAATATTTGTTTGCAATATAGATGGTTCGGATATGAAGCAAATTACGCATCTGGGTAAAGCAAACTGGGCACCCTTTTTTCATCCTTCCGGGCAAAAAATTATATTCTCATCCAATCATGCAGGAACACGAGGCTATGAATTCAATTTATATATGATCAACCTTGATGGTACGGGCTTAGAGCGGATTAGTCATGATAGTGTATTTGATGCATTTCCAATGTTTTCACCGGATGGAAAGCATCTTGTGTTTTCATCAAATAGAAACAATAATGGAACGCACGACACTAATTTATTTGTAGCGACTTGGCAGGATTAG
- a CDS encoding formate--tetrahydrofolate ligase encodes MNSDIEIAQSVQPQHIVKIANKLNIDENDLHLFGKFKAKLPLSLINEEKVKQCKLILVSAISPTPAGEGKTTTSIGLSEGLNRIGKKTTVVLREPSLGPVFGIKGGATGGGWSQVLPMEDINLHFTGDFGAIEKAHNLLAALIDNNIQNKKFGLGLDPRTIAWKRVMDMNDRSLRKITIGLGGTGNGIPRETGFDITAASEIMAILCLSKDLEDLKTRMGNIFIGYTMDRKPIYARDIKANGAMATLMKDAIRPNLVQTIEGNPAIIHGGPFANIAQGTNSIIATKMGMSLSDYVVTEAGFGFDLGAEKFLNIKCRTAGLSPNAVVIVATVRALKYHGGQSLKLLNEPNAKAVEKGCANLEKHLENAQQFGIPAIVAINRFVKDTDEELAVIKNRCEALGVEAVFSEVWAKGGEGAIELAEKVAKIADQWSNPFIPTYDWNSTVEEKINAIATKIYGAKRLEYSVEAKSDIKRINNLGLNKLPVCMAKTQKSLSDNPDLIGRPKDFTLTVRDIEIAAGAGFIVPITGEMMRMPGLPDTPAAESIDIDKDGHITGLF; translated from the coding sequence ATGAATTCAGATATAGAAATTGCCCAATCGGTACAACCCCAGCACATCGTAAAAATTGCTAACAAATTAAATATAGATGAGAATGACCTTCATTTATTTGGCAAATTTAAAGCAAAATTGCCTTTATCACTAATAAATGAGGAAAAAGTCAAGCAATGCAAACTCATTCTGGTTTCAGCCATTTCCCCTACTCCAGCAGGTGAAGGAAAAACGACGACATCGATAGGCCTTTCAGAAGGTCTCAATAGAATTGGCAAAAAAACGACCGTTGTGCTAAGAGAACCTTCTCTGGGTCCGGTATTTGGAATCAAAGGCGGAGCTACAGGCGGAGGTTGGTCTCAGGTCTTACCCATGGAGGACATCAACCTACACTTCACAGGCGATTTTGGCGCTATTGAAAAAGCCCACAATTTGCTGGCCGCACTAATTGACAATAATATTCAAAATAAAAAATTCGGATTGGGTCTAGACCCGCGGACCATAGCCTGGAAACGGGTAATGGATATGAACGACCGATCATTAAGAAAAATTACCATCGGTCTAGGTGGTACTGGAAATGGAATCCCCAGAGAAACAGGATTTGATATAACCGCAGCTTCTGAAATCATGGCCATTCTATGTCTTTCTAAAGATCTGGAGGATTTAAAAACCAGAATGGGTAATATTTTCATTGGATATACCATGGATCGCAAACCTATATATGCAAGAGATATTAAAGCTAACGGTGCTATGGCTACCCTCATGAAAGATGCCATTCGCCCGAATTTAGTTCAAACCATTGAAGGCAATCCAGCCATAATTCATGGAGGTCCGTTTGCAAATATTGCACAAGGAACAAATTCCATCATTGCAACCAAAATGGGTATGTCCTTATCAGATTACGTTGTTACTGAAGCGGGATTCGGATTTGACCTGGGAGCAGAAAAATTTCTAAATATTAAATGTCGAACTGCAGGTCTTTCACCAAACGCAGTTGTCATCGTTGCTACAGTGCGTGCATTAAAATATCACGGTGGTCAATCATTGAAATTATTAAACGAACCAAACGCAAAAGCAGTAGAGAAAGGTTGCGCTAATTTAGAAAAGCACTTGGAGAATGCACAACAATTTGGAATCCCTGCAATAGTTGCTATAAACAGATTCGTAAAAGACACAGACGAAGAACTTGCAGTCATTAAGAACCGATGTGAAGCATTAGGTGTAGAGGCCGTCTTCTCCGAAGTATGGGCCAAAGGAGGCGAAGGAGCTATAGAGTTAGCAGAAAAAGTAGCTAAAATAGCAGATCAATGGTCAAACCCATTCATTCCTACTTATGATTGGAACAGCACTGTAGAAGAAAAAATCAATGCCATTGCTACAAAAATTTATGGTGCAAAGCGTTTAGAATATTCTGTTGAAGCAAAATCTGATATTAAACGAATCAATAATCTGGGCTTAAATAAATTGCCTGTTTGTATGGCAAAAACACAAAAATCATTATCAGATAATCCAGATTTAATTGGTCGACCTAAAGATTTTACTTTAACTGTTCGGGATATTGAAATAGCCGCAGGAGCTGGATTTATTGTTCCTATTACCGGTGAAATGATGCGAATGCCGGGCTTACCGGATACCCCTGCAGCTGAATCCATCGATATTGATAAAGATGGACATATAACCGGGTTATTTTAA